In Paludibaculum fermentans, the genomic stretch CGCCGGTAGGCGGAACCACGTTGAACGTGCCGGTCACGCTGTCGGTGAAGGCACCGCCCGCGACCCTGGTGGTGACGCCCAGCCCGGTGACGCTCTCTTACACGCGAGGCGACCCGACGCCGGACCCCGTGGCCATTAACCTCAGCGGCGGCGGAGCGCTCCTGTCTTTCACCGTCACCGTCTCCGGCGCCACCTGGCTATCCGCCACGCCGAAGAGCGGCATCATCTTTCCAGCCTTCAGCTCACAGGTGGCCTTGCTGGTGGACCCAACCGGCCTGACGCCCGGCACTTACAAGGGGTCCATCAAGATCGACGCGCCGTCAGCGGCGAACAAGACCCAGACGGTCAGTTTCGACCTGACGGTGAATCCGGGTACTCCGGTATTGAATTCAATCTTCCCGACAGGAGCCACCCAAGGCTCGGCTGCGACGACGATCACATTGACCGGCAGCAACTTCTACTCGGGCTCGACGGTCACCGCCAAAGGCCAGACGCTCTCGTCCACTTTGCTGGGGCCGACCGTGCTGCAGTCCACCATTCCATCGTCGCTGCTTGCCTCCGCGGCGAACCTGAACGTGGTGGTTACGAATCCAAACCCCGGCGGCGGTTCCTCGGCGGATCAGACGTTTACGGTCTACGCGCCCGGACCGCGCATCACCGGCATCACCAACGGGGCGAGCTTCCAGTCGGGCTCCATTGCACCCGGCGAGTTTGTGAGCATCTTCGGAACAGGCCTTGGTCCGGACGCGATCGTCACCTTCCAGCCTCCGGCAGGCGGGGCGCCCATTGCCGACACCCTGGCCGGTGTCCAGGTCTACTTCGGACCCACCGCGGCTCCCCTGATCTTCGTCTCGTCCACCCAGATAGCGGCCATGGTTCCCTCCGGGGTGCTGGGACCCGGCATCAACGTCTCAGTGGATTACAACGGGACATCATCGTGGGTCTATCCCGTGTCGGTGGCACCAACCGCGCCTGGATTGTTCGCTTTAGGCTCATCCGGCGCCGGTCCCGGTGCTGTGTTCAACGAGAACGCCTCCACCGGCGAATTGACCCTGAACACCGAAACCAATGCCGCCACCAAAGGGTCTACCATCTGGCTCTACGCGACCGGGATTGGAGTCACTACCCCGGCTGGCTTTGACGGTGCGATCAGCACCATGGAATCGAACCTCACGGCGCCAGTGGCCAGCCTGAACATTGGAGGGACGGATGTGACGCCGGCTTACTTTGGCCCGGCTCCGGGCTTGGTTTCCGGCCTGGTCCTGGTGAAAGCCGCGATACCGGCAACCATCGTCGCTGCCAAGGCGGTGCCTGTTTTGTTGACGTTAGGCTCCGTCACCAGCCAGGTGGGAGTAACGATTACGGTGAAGTGATTTGGGGCAGCGGCTCGCCCGTCAGCATGGCCAGGATCTCGAGGGCGGATTGTTTACTGCGTTCTCCGGTTTCTCCGGCCGGTCCGACGCAGCTCGGGCAGCCGCCTTCGCAGCCGCAGGCCTGGATGAGTTGGCGGGCTCCGTTCAGCAGCTCCGTTGTCATTTTGAACAGAGGGGCGCTCTGGCCGATGCCGCCCGGGAAGTTGTCATAGAGGTGCAGATTCGGCTCGAAGCCACGCACGTCGACAGAGATCTCTTCGGTCAGGGTGACACCCAGGTCGCGCGGATCGCACATCAGCAGCAACGACGCCACAGTCCTCAGCGCGTTGCCTAAACCGCTGAGCGCATTCAGCTTGTCGGTAGGCGTCAGGTTGGGGAACTTGTCCAGGAACTCCACTGGGAAGTGCAGCCAGAACGAGGTCGTGTGCATCTCTTGCTCCGGCAGGGAGAGAGTCCCGGCGCCCACGTTCTCGTTGGTGTAGAACTTCACCTTCTTGAAGCCGACGATCTGCCGGTTGACCCGCACTTCGCCGTGCGCCGACTTGGCCGTGTCGACCGGCGAGGAGTCAAACTCTTCCAGCACTTTGACTTGCGTGTAATCGATGGCATCGGTGAAGTAGTCGCACTCCACCTGGCGTACGTAGGCCTTGCGGCCTTCGTAGTCCATCTTCTCGACCTGATACTGCCGAGCCTCGTGCAGGTAGATCGCCTTCTCGTGGAGCTCCACCAGGGCCGCCGGGAACGCCACTTCGGCGATCAGGCGCTCCTCATTGGTGATGTCGATCACGACAAAGTTGTCGCTGGTGACCGACCGCAGGCTGATCGCATCGGCCGGGTAGCTGTCCGAGGTCCAGTGCCAGGCGCCGCCGCTGTGGTGCACCACCCGCAACTCCTCCAGGAAGCTGCAGAGCTCGGCCGTCTCGTGGGGCCCGAACTTGGATCCGTCCTTGATGGGCAGCTCGAAGGCCGCGCACTTCAGATGATTGATGAGAATCTCCAGATTGTCCGGGTTGATCTGGGCGTGCTCGGGCGAACCCTCGAAGAAGTACTCGGGGTGCTCGACCACATACTGGTCCAGCGGAGCACTGGAGGCGACCATCAGGGCGAGCGATGTGCCCAGCCGGCGGCCCGCGCGGCCCGAACGCTGCCAGGTGGAGGCGATGGAACCGGGATAGCCGGCCATCACCACCACGTCCAATGAGCCGATATCGATGCCGAGCTCCAGGGCGTTGGTGGCCACCACGGCCCGGATGGTGCCTTCCCGCAGGCCGCGCTCGATCTCGCGCCGTTCCCGGGGCAGGTAGCCGCCGCGATAGCCGCGGATGGTGCCGGCCTGGCCCGGCTTCTCGCAGGAGTCTTTCAGGTAAGTGAGCAGGACTTCGGTGGCGAGGCGGTTGTTGGCAAAGACCAGGGTCTGCTGGCCGCGCTGGATCAGGTCCGACGCGATGCGCCGCGTCTCGTTCAGGTAGCCGCGGCGGATGCCCAGTTGCTTGTTGACCACCGGCGGATTGTAGAAAACAAAGTACTTCTCACCCGTCGGCGCGCCGCTTTGGTCGACCAGCCGGAAGTCCACGCCGGTCAAGGTCTCGGCCAGGGTCTTCGGGTTGGCGATGGTCGCCGAGCAGCAGATGAACTGGGGCTTCGAGCCGTAGAACTCGCAGATGCGCGCCAGGCGCCGCAGCACGTTGGCCAGGTGGCTGCCGTAGACTCCGCGGTAGTAGTGAAGCTCGTCGATGACGATATAGCGGAGGTTCTCGAACAGTTTGCCCCACTTCGTGTGGTGCGGCAGGATGCCGGCATGGAGCATGTCCGGGTTGGTGAGCACGACATTGGCGCGCTCCCGGATCTGTTTGCGGGCGTCCTGGGGCGTGTCGCCGTCGTAGGTGAAGGCCCGGACTCCGGAACCCATGGCCTCGACGATGGAGTGGAACTCGTGGAGCTGGTCCTCGGCTAAGGCCTTGGTGGGAAAGAGGTAAAGCGCCCTGGCCTCGGGATCTGCCACCAAGCGGTGCAGAATCGGCAGGTTGTAGCAGAGCGTCTTGCCGCTGGCCGTGGGCGTCACCACCACCGGGTTGCCGCCGTCCTGCAGGGTCTCGAAGCATGCCGCCTGATGCGTGTAGAGCTGGGTGATCCCCTTCTCTTCCAGCACCTTGCGCAACGCCGCGGGAATGCCGCCGGGCATGGGCGCGAACTGGCCCGGCTTGGCCAACTGGTGCCGGATGGCGCGAATGGGCGAGTTCGGCTCTTCCATCCAGGCGCGCAGACGGGCAATGGTCATCGCCAGATCGGCCCTACGGGCCAGTCCGAGCGAATTCTCTTGCGAGCCTTCGCGTTTGGGATCAGGAAAATCGAGACTCAGGTTCATCCGCGCGGCTTCGCCTTTTCTTTGCTAAGCGTACACGAATAGAACGTCAATGACAACCGGCGCCTGGCCACGTAGCAGATGGCTCAAGCGGTTGCGGAGTTTACCCGGACGAATTCGTAGCGTTCCAGGGTGGCGGCCAGGGCCTGGCTCTCGCCGTCGCGGCGAACGACCTTGCCCATGCACCGGATGCGCACGTCGCCCATCGACTTGCCGGTCGGCAGGCTGATCATGTATTCAATGGGCTGGCCCAATTCAATGGGTTCAGCCGGGTCATTGAAGAGGACTCCTCCAGAACTAACGTTCCTGGTCTCCCCAATATGTGAAATCCGCCGTGAACCGGCTCGTACCAGTTCCAACGGTAGCTTCAGTTCAAATCGTCTGGATCTTCTTTGCTCTGACACTGTAGTTCTATCTAAGAGGTTTTTCCTAGGATGGTCAACTCCTTTTCGCCCCGCGTAATGGGGAGAACCTCCTAGTACTACCCAAACTAGGTCAAGGGTGCTTCTCGCAGTCGCCGTTTTGTTCGCCTCAGACACAGTACAGCGTGCGGCGGCATGGAACTTTCCCGAGGCGTGCCCAGGGCCGGGTCTCGAATCTGCACCAGACGGTCTACGGGATCGCTTCAGCGCTGGGTGGCTCCCGCTGGAGCAGGAACCTTCGGCTGTCTTCCGAGAACTGCCGGCCCATCTAATAACTATCGATAAGCCACTTTAAATCAATATCTTGATGAACTGTCTAGACGATCTCAGTTCGAGCCGGAATGGAACTCCGAGACGCCGGGCCGGACCTCGGGTTGCCGGGGCGGCCACCACTTCGAGATTTGGTGCGCGGGCCGGACGGACGGGCAGACCTGAGTCCAGAAGCCGGGCCTCGTGCCGAAGTGGGGCGGAATCCCTGTCTCAGGACGGTGGTTTCCCTTCGCGCCTCCCTGTGGATCCAGGCTAGAAACGTCAGTTTTCCACAGGTACTAAGGCGTTTACCGGAGAAGAGGCCGACCCGCCAAACTACTAATCCGTACGGTCTATATCGGATTGAGTGAACCGCATCCGGCCGATTCAGGCCCGGGGATGTGCCTTGTCATAGACCCGCATGAGGTCGTTCAACGAGAGCCGGGTGTACTTCTGGGTGGTCGACAGAGAGGCGTGGCCCAGCAGCTCCTGGATGGCCCGCAGGTCGGCTCCGGCGCTGAGCAGATGCGTCGCGTAGGCGTGGCGCAGGGAATGGGGATGGAGCGAGGAGTCGGCCGAGAGGGCGATGGAGTACATCTTGAGGATGCCGCGGGCGCCCCGATCGGTCAGCCTGTGGCCGCGATGGTTCAGGAACACGGCCATCTCGCCGTCCAGGGGACTCCTGGCGGCCAGGCACGCCCGCAGGGCATTCATGGCCTTGCGAGGGACGGGTACCTGCCGTTCTTTCTTACGTTTACCGCGCACACGGAGCCAACCTTCGGCCATGTCCAGGTCCCCGGTATCCAGGCCGACCAATTCGCTGACCCGCAGGCCGCAGCCGTAGAGGAGCTCGAACAGGGCGAGGTCGCGCTCAGGCGAGGGACGTTCCAACGTGCCTTTGGCAATCTCGTCGATGAGGGTATTCGTCTGCTCCTCGGTGGGCACGTCCGGCAGCGACTGGGGCATGCGGGGGGTGGTGAGGAGCTTGGCGCGGTTCAGCGTGATGACGCCCTGGCGCAGGCAGTGGTCGAAGAGGCTGCGGACGGCGGCGAGTTTACGGCGGATGGTGGTCCTGGCGAGGTCCTGGCTATAGAGGTCGGCCAGCCATTCGCGCAGCATGAGCTGGTCGAAGTCCTTTGGTTCCGGTGGGTTGAGCCCGCCGCGCGAATAGTAGCCCACAAACTGTTCCAGGTCAGCCTGATAGTTGCGGACGGTATGGACCGACGAGTTGCCCCGCGTGAGCTCCTCCAGGTAGGAGTCGATCCAGCGCTGCAGTTCAGACATAGGAATCCATGGCCGCGATGGCGCGCCGGCACACCTCGGCATGGCGCGCCTTCTTGTCCCGTTTCAGGCGTTGGCGCGCGGCCTCGTCGAGCGCGGGCAGCAGGTCGAACGCAATGTTGGCGGGTTGGTAGTGTTTCGGGTTGGCGTTGGTAATGTAGTGGGTGAGCGACCCCAGGGCGGTTTCGCGCGGCACCGGCGCGGGTGACTCGCCCAGGGCCAAGGCGGCGGCGAACCGGCCGGCCAGCAGGCCCGTGGCGATGGACTCCACATAACCCTCGACCCCGGAGATCTGCCCGGCAAAGAAGATGCGCGGATCGCTCTTCAGTTGGAGGGTCGCGCTGAGCAGCTCCGGTCCATTGATGTAGGTATTGCGGTGGATCTGGCCGTAGCGCAGGAACTCCGCGTTCTCCAGCCCGGGAATGAGCCGGAACACGCGCTTCTGCTCCGGAAACTTCATATAGTTCTGAAAACCAACGAGATTGTAGCTGCCGGCGCGCTGGTCTTCCTGGCGCAACTGGACCACGGCGTACGGCCAGCGGCCCGTTTTCGGATCGTCCAGGCCGACGGGTTTCATGGGTCCAAAGCGCAAGGTGTCGCGGCCGCGGCGGGCAATCTCCTCGATGGGGAGGCAGGACTCGAAGAAGGCGACCTTGCCGTTGTGGATGGCGCGGTCCTCGTCGATATGGGCTCCGGCGCTTTCAGCGGTGAGCACGGCATCGACGAAGGTCTCGTACTCCTGCTTGTTGAAGGGACAGTTCAGGTAGTCGTCGCCGCCGTCCAGCGATTTGCCGTAGCGGGAAGCCGCGAAGACCTTCTCGCGGTCGATGCTTTCGGCGTCGATGATGGGGCTGATGGAGTCGTAGAAGTAGAGGCGTTCACTGCCGGTGAGGCGGGCGATGTCGGCCGCCAGCGGGCCGGAAGTGAGCGGACCGGTGGCCACGACGACAATGCCGTCGGCCGGGATCTCAGTCACCTCCTCGCGGACCACCCGGATCAAAGGGTGGCTTTCCACGGCTTTGGTGAGGGCGGCGGCGAAGAGGTCGCGATCCACTGTGAGTGCGTGGCCGCCGGGCACACGGGTCTCTTCAGCGGCGCGCATCGCGAGGGAACCCAACTGGCGCAATTCGCGCTTCAGCAGCCAGGAGGCGGTGTTCTCGGAGTCGCTTTTCAACGAGTTGGAGCAGACCAGTTCGCCGAAGTCGCTCGTCTTATGGGCCGGCGTTTGCCGCAGCGGGCGCATTTCATATAGGATGCAGGAGATCCCTTTGTCCGCGATCTGCCACGCCGCCTCGCTGCCGGCCAGCCCCGCGCCGAGCACGTGAATGGTAACCTTTTTCGTCAAGCTCCTACCATTTTAGGTCTTAGCCCAATGCGAACCATCTTTCTTTCTCTCGTCTTCTCGATTTCCCTGTTTGCGCAGGCGCCCGTGCGGTACACGTTGAAGTTCCCCGCTCCGCACACCCACTATGTGGAGGTCACCGCGGAGATGCCCGCGGGCCAGCCGGCCGTGGAACTGTACATGCCGGTTTGGACTCCGGGCTCCTACCTGGTGCGAGAGTACGCCCGCAATGTGGAGAACTTCAAGGCGCAGGACAGCCAGGGCCACGAGTTGACCTGGAGCAAGACCCGGAAGAACCGCTGGAAGGTGGACGCGAAGGGCGCCGCCTCTATCTCTGTGAATTACAAGGTCTATGCCCACGAGATGAGCGTACAGGGCAACTGGGTGGATGCCGGCTTCGCGATGATGAACGGCGCCGCCAACTTCATGACCCTGGTGGGTGCGGAGAAGCGGCCGTACGAGGTCAAGCTGGGGCTGCCCTCCGGCTGGACGCGCAGCATCAGCGGCATGAAAGAGGGCTCCGCTCCGCACACTTACCTGGCGGTGGACTGGGACCAGTTGCTGGACAGCCCGATCTACGCCGGCAATGGGCCGATTCACGAGTTTGAGGTCGACGGGAAGAAGCACTATCTGGTCAACGAAGGTGAAGGGCCGATGTGGGACGGGCCGGCTTCGGCTCGAGACGTGGCCAAGATCGTGGCTGAGTACAGCCGCCAGTGGGGCGGACTGCCGTACGACAAGTATGTCTTTTTCAATATGATCACGGAGTCCGGCGGCGGCCTGGAGCACAAGAACTCCACCTGGATGGGGACCAGCCGCTGGGCCTACGGCAATACGCAGGATCCGCCGGAGATCCCGGGCGGCGGCGCGGCGGCGGCGGGCAACCGGCGGCCGAACCGGGTGGGCTGGCTGGGCCTGGTGAGCCACGAGTACTTCCACCTGTGGAACGTGAAGCGGCTGCGTCCGGTGGAACTGGGGCCGTTCGATTATGAGAACGAAACCTACACGCGGAGCCTTTGGCTGGCGGAGGGCGTGACGTCCTACTACGGTCCGCTGGCGCTACGGCGGTCGGGCCTGTCGACGCAGGCGCAGGCGCTGCGGGCGATGTCGGGGGCGATCGGGCAATTGCAGACCACCCCGGGGCGGCTGGTCACCTCGGCGGAATCGGCCTCGTACAATGCCTGGATCCAACTGTACCGGGCGAACGAGAATACCGCGAATACGGCCATCAGTTACTACACCAAGGGGCAAGTGATCGGGTTTATCCTGGACGCCAAAGTCCGCAAGGCTACCAACGGCGCCAAGTCACTGGACGACGTGCTGAAGTTGGCCTTTGAGCGCTATAGCGGCGCCAAGGGGTATACGCCGGAGCAGTTCCGGGCGGTGGCCAGCGAAGTGGCCGGAGTCGACCTGAAGTCCTTCTTCAAGAACGCTTTGGAGACGACGGAGGAGTTGGATTATACAGAGGCGCTGGACTGGTATGGGTTGCGGTTCAGGCCGCAGCCGACGAGGGGCGGCGCTCCGCGGATTGTGACCGGCGTGACGGCCGCGACAACCTCGGGTCGTATTGTTGTCTCGCGGCTGCAGCGCGGCACGGCCGCCTACGATGCGGGCCTGAACGTGGATGACGAGATCCTGGCCGTGAACGGCTACCGGGTGCGGCCCGAGCAGTGGCCTTCGCGCCTGGACAACTACAAGCCCGGCGACACGGTGGACCTGCTGGTGGCGCGGCGGGATAAGCTGATGACCTTGAAGATGCCGATCGTGGCGGACGAGGCGAAGTCGTGGGCGCTGGAAGTGAAGACGGACGCCAGCGACGAGCAGAAGGCGCACCTGAAGAGCTGGTTGATGCAGTAGGCGCTGGCACGAGGCACCGGATTGCGAACAAGTCTCTTTGATCTCTTCAAGATCGGCATCGGGCCCTCGAGTTCCCACACGGTGGGTCCCATGCGGGCGGCCTACGCATTCGTGCGGCAGTTGGACGAGCGCGGGTTGCTGCCGGCCGTGCGGCGAATCCGGGCGGAGTTGTACGGTTCGCTGGCCCTGACCGGGCGCGGACACGGCACGGATCGCGGCATCCTGCTCGGCTGGCTGGGCGAGCAACCGGATGGTGTGGATCCCGCAGCCATCGGGCCGCGGCTTGCCCAAGTGGAGCAGGACGGACGGCTGTTGCTGCTGGGGAGTCAGGCGGTTGAGTTCGCGGCGGAACGGGACCTGGTCTTCCACATGGACATGGTTCTGCCGGGCCACCCGAACGCGGTGCGCTTCTCGGTGCTGGGCGGCGCGGGTGAGGTGGTGGACAGCCGGGTGTACTACTCGGTGGGCGGCGGGTTCATTCGGGAAGAGGGAAAGGCGGCCTCAGAGTCGTCGCGTCCGCCGGTTCCCTATCCCTTTCAAAGCGGCGCCGAGCTGCTGGAGCGGGCGGAGGCCAACGGCCTGACCATCGCGGAACTGATGCTGGCCAATGAGTTAGCGTGGCGCAGCGAGACGGAAGTGCGGGGCGGGATCCAGCGCATCTGGGGCGCCATGCAGCAGTGCACCCAGCGCGGACTGGAGACCGAAGGCGTGCTGCCAGGCGGGTTGAATGTGACACGCCGGGCGGCTTCGCTGGTGCAGCGGCTGGCGGGGAGCGACGCGAACGATCCGCTGGCTCCGCTGGACTGGGTGAACGTCTGGGCGCTGGCGGTGAACGAGGAAAACGCAGCCGGAGGGCGAGTGGTAACGGCGCCGACCAACGGCGCGGCGGGCATCATCCCGGCGGTGGGGCATTACTACATGCGGTTCCAGGAAGGCTCCGGCGAAGGCATGGAGCGGTACCTGTTGGCGGCGGCGGCGATTGGTGTGCTGTACAAAGAGAACGCCTCGATCTCCGGAGCCGAGGTCGGCTGCCAGGGTGAGGTGGGTGTGGCGTGTTCGATGGCGGCGGCGGGCCTGGTGTCGGCCCTGGGCGGGACGAACGACCAGGTGGAGCATGCGGCGGAGATCGGGATGGAGCACAACCTGGGGATGACCTGCGATCCCATTGCCGGGCTCGTCCAGATTCCGTGCATCGAGCGGAACGCGTTCGGGGCCATCAAGGCGGTGAACGCGGCCCGCATGGCGATGCAAAACACGACGGGCCACCGGGTGACGCTGGATCAGGTGATCAAGACCATGTACGACACGGGCATGGACATGCAGAGCCGGTACAAGGAAACGTCGCTGGGCGGGCTGGCTTTGAACGTGATCGAGTGCTGAGCTAGACGGTTTCCGGGGTGCGGCGGCTGCGCAGCACCTGAAAGATCACCGGCAGGACGGAGACCAGCACGATGAGGACGACCACCTTCTCGAAGTGCGCCCGGATGATGGGGAAGCTGCCGAGCTTGTAGCCGAGCAGGGTCATCGAGATCACCCAACCCACACTGCCGAAGACGTTGAAGGACAGGAAGCGCGGCAGGCCCATGCCGGCCACACCGGCCACGAAGGCGGCGAAAGTACGGATGATGGGCACGAACTGGGCGTAGATGATGGTCTTGCCGCCGTGCTTCTCATAGAAGGCGTGGGTGCGGTCGAGGTGTTCGCGGCGGAAGATCTTCGAGTTCGGATTGGCGAAGAGGCGGACGCCGATGAAGCGGCCCAGGAAATAGCCGCAGGAGTTGCCCAGAAGGGCGGCGACGATCAGGGTGATGATGATGCCGGCGAGGTCGAGTTGACCGGCGCCGGCGACCACGCCAACGGTGAAGAGCAGGGAGTCGCCCGGGAGGAAGAACCCGACGAGCAGACCGGTTTCGGCAAACACGATGCCGAAGAGCATCGCGTAGCTCCACCATCCGGTAAAGACGGTGGTGAGAAGCCGGATCAGCGCGTCCGGGTCCTTCAGGGCCAGGACAAAGTCGATCAATTCACGCAACATCTAGCCGCCGTAGGAAGCGACCAGCTTCTTGATGTTGTCGTCGTAGATCTTCACCTTCTTCTGCTTGATGAGAGCCTGGACCACGCCGTCGCCGAAGAGCTCGCGGCGCTCGTTGGCGCGGCGGGACTTCAGTTCCTGGATGAGGGCGGCGCGGTTGGCGATGATCGCCGTCAGGTCAGCCGCTTCCTTCTCGAGGACCTTGCAGTAGAAGGTGCCGTTGGGGGTCGGGACCGGTCCGAAGACCTCACCGACGTTGCGGGTATAGCCTTCACCGACGGTGCTGGCGGAACCGAGGCCGGTGATGGCGGCATCGCGGTTGACCAGTTCCGAGGTCTTGAGGTCGGCGCCGAACTGCTTGGCGAGAGCGGCGAGGTCGCCGTTCACGGACTTGAGCTTGGCGGTGGCATCCTTGACGGCGTTCTGCATCGCGTCCTGGGCCTTCTGGCCGAGGAGGGCATCGCGTACCTGCGCCTGGACGTCGGCAAACTCGGCCGGGTGGGCCGGGAAGATGTCGGAGACCTGGGCGACGGCCAGCTTATTCTGACCGACCTGGATGACGGGGGTCACCCCATTCTTGGCGAGGCCGGCGGCGGCGTCAGCAAACTGGGGATTGATGCCGATTTCCTGGATGGGGTCGCCGGGGCCGACGCGCTCAGCGCGAACCGGGGTGATGCCATTGGCGGCGGCGAGCTTCTCGGCTTCGGCGGGGGACTTGATGAGCGCCGCGCGGAGCTGGTCAGCGAGGTTCTGCATCTTGTCGAAGACCATGGCGCGAGTGGCTTCGCGGGCGATCTCGTCGCGGACTTCAGCAAAGGTGCGGAGGTGGGCGGATTCATGGGCATCCACCTTGATGATGTGGAAGCCGTACTCGGTTTTGATGAGGCCGCTGACGGTGCCCGCCGGCGTGGAGAAAGTGGCCTTTTCGAACTCGGCCACCATCTGGCCGCGAACGACCCAGCCCAGCTCGCCACCCTTGGCGGCAGAGGCGCCGGGGGCATTATCCTCGGAGTTCTTCTTGGCGAGCTCGGCAAAATTGGCGCCGCCCTTGATCTGCTTCAGCAGGTCTTCGGCCTTCTTCTGAATCGCAGCCACTTCGGCCGGCGATTTGTCGGTCGTCTTCAGCAGGATGTGGCTGGCCTTGACGCGCTCCGGCGTGCGGAACGATTCCTGATTCTGGGTGTATAGCTTCTGGAGGGTGGCGTCATCGACCTTGATGCCGGCTGCGATGGTCGCTTCGTCCACCGGGAAGATGAGGTAGCTGCGGCGCTCCGGCGACTGGTAGAGGGTGCGGTTCTTGTCGTAGAACGCCTTGACCTCTTCGGGGGTGACATTCACCTTGCCCTTGAAGAGCTCCGGCCCGATGCCGAAGTAAGCGATCTTGATCTTATCGTGGCGGTGCTTGTATTCGCCTTCGATGTCGCCCGGCGTCACGACGGTGCCTTCCAGGGCGAGGGTCTCGAGTCGCGTTTCCAGGGCGGCCGTGCGCACGTTCTCTTCAAACTGCTGGATGGTGAAGTTCTGCTGGGCGAGGAAAGCGGCATACGCTTCGTTGCCGACAAACTTCCCGTTTTCAAAAAGTTGGGGCAGGATGGAGCGGACGGTGTTGGCCAGGTCCTCATCGCTGACCTTCATGCCCATGCGGCCGGCCTGGTAAGCGACGGCGCGCTGCGCCACCATCTGCTGGACAGCCAGGGGCACGTAGAACTGCTCCATGCCCTTCTGGATCGCACTGCGTTCGCGAGCCATGAACTGGCGGACATCCTGGGCCGTGACCTTCTGGTCGCCGATTTCCGCGAGGACGTTCGGGTCGCCGCTTTTGCCGCCGCCGCCCCATCCGCCACCGTAGCCGGGGACCAGCGTGATCACCATCGAAAGAGCAACCAGCGTCAAAAGCGCACCGAGCAGGTAACGCACAGACTTCTCACGGCTGCGGAACAGGTCAAACATGGGAAGAAACTCCTAGCTGAAGCGAAACT encodes the following:
- a CDS encoding IPT/TIG domain-containing protein; the protein is MRSVHIGILAAAALLALPAQAQTLKATPVSLSYAYTLGSATFPAAQTLAVAPASGAALSFNAVVVGGPWVTVTPDSGKTNASLKVSVNPTSLPVGTYTANIMLTPVGGTTLNVPVTLSVKAPPATLVVTPSPVTLSYTRGDPTPDPVAINLSGGGALLSFTVTVSGATWLSATPKSGIIFPAFSSQVALLVDPTGLTPGTYKGSIKIDAPSAANKTQTVSFDLTVNPGTPVLNSIFPTGATQGSAATTITLTGSNFYSGSTVTAKGQTLSSTLLGPTVLQSTIPSSLLASAANLNVVVTNPNPGGGSSADQTFTVYAPGPRITGITNGASFQSGSIAPGEFVSIFGTGLGPDAIVTFQPPAGGAPIADTLAGVQVYFGPTAAPLIFVSSTQIAAMVPSGVLGPGINVSVDYNGTSSWVYPVSVAPTAPGLFALGSSGAGPGAVFNENASTGELTLNTETNAATKGSTIWLYATGIGVTTPAGFDGAISTMESNLTAPVASLNIGGTDVTPAYFGPAPGLVSGLVLVKAAIPATIVAAKAVPVLLTLGSVTSQVGVTITVK
- a CDS encoding DEAD/DEAH box helicase — its product is MNLSLDFPDPKREGSQENSLGLARRADLAMTIARLRAWMEEPNSPIRAIRHQLAKPGQFAPMPGGIPAALRKVLEEKGITQLYTHQAACFETLQDGGNPVVVTPTASGKTLCYNLPILHRLVADPEARALYLFPTKALAEDQLHEFHSIVEAMGSGVRAFTYDGDTPQDARKQIRERANVVLTNPDMLHAGILPHHTKWGKLFENLRYIVIDELHYYRGVYGSHLANVLRRLARICEFYGSKPQFICCSATIANPKTLAETLTGVDFRLVDQSGAPTGEKYFVFYNPPVVNKQLGIRRGYLNETRRIASDLIQRGQQTLVFANNRLATEVLLTYLKDSCEKPGQAGTIRGYRGGYLPRERREIERGLREGTIRAVVATNALELGIDIGSLDVVVMAGYPGSIASTWQRSGRAGRRLGTSLALMVASSAPLDQYVVEHPEYFFEGSPEHAQINPDNLEILINHLKCAAFELPIKDGSKFGPHETAELCSFLEELRVVHHSGGAWHWTSDSYPADAISLRSVTSDNFVVIDITNEERLIAEVAFPAALVELHEKAIYLHEARQYQVEKMDYEGRKAYVRQVECDYFTDAIDYTQVKVLEEFDSSPVDTAKSAHGEVRVNRQIVGFKKVKFYTNENVGAGTLSLPEQEMHTTSFWLHFPVEFLDKFPNLTPTDKLNALSGLGNALRTVASLLLMCDPRDLGVTLTEEISVDVRGFEPNLHLYDNFPGGIGQSAPLFKMTTELLNGARQLIQACGCEGGCPSCVGPAGETGERSKQSALEILAMLTGEPLPQITSP
- a CDS encoding PilZ domain-containing protein, whose amino-acid sequence is MSEANKTATARSTLDLVWVVLGGSPHYAGRKGVDHPRKNLLDRTTVSEQRRSRRFELKLPLELVRAGSRRISHIGETRNVSSGGVLFNDPAEPIELGQPIEYMISLPTGKSMGDVRIRCMGKVVRRDGESQALAATLERYEFVRVNSATA
- a CDS encoding tyrosine-type recombinase/integrase — encoded protein: MSELQRWIDSYLEELTRGNSSVHTVRNYQADLEQFVGYYSRGGLNPPEPKDFDQLMLREWLADLYSQDLARTTIRRKLAAVRSLFDHCLRQGVITLNRAKLLTTPRMPQSLPDVPTEEQTNTLIDEIAKGTLERPSPERDLALFELLYGCGLRVSELVGLDTGDLDMAEGWLRVRGKRKKERQVPVPRKAMNALRACLAARSPLDGEMAVFLNHRGHRLTDRGARGILKMYSIALSADSSLHPHSLRHAYATHLLSAGADLRAIQELLGHASLSTTQKYTRLSLNDLMRVYDKAHPRA
- the trmFO gene encoding methylenetetrahydrofolate--tRNA-(uracil(54)-C(5))-methyltransferase (FADH(2)-oxidizing) TrmFO, with amino-acid sequence MTKKVTIHVLGAGLAGSEAAWQIADKGISCILYEMRPLRQTPAHKTSDFGELVCSNSLKSDSENTASWLLKRELRQLGSLAMRAAEETRVPGGHALTVDRDLFAAALTKAVESHPLIRVVREEVTEIPADGIVVVATGPLTSGPLAADIARLTGSERLYFYDSISPIIDAESIDREKVFAASRYGKSLDGGDDYLNCPFNKQEYETFVDAVLTAESAGAHIDEDRAIHNGKVAFFESCLPIEEIARRGRDTLRFGPMKPVGLDDPKTGRWPYAVVQLRQEDQRAGSYNLVGFQNYMKFPEQKRVFRLIPGLENAEFLRYGQIHRNTYINGPELLSATLQLKSDPRIFFAGQISGVEGYVESIATGLLAGRFAAALALGESPAPVPRETALGSLTHYITNANPKHYQPANIAFDLLPALDEAARQRLKRDKKARHAEVCRRAIAAMDSYV